One window of Methanogenium organophilum genomic DNA carries:
- the smc gene encoding chromosome segregation protein SMC has product MYITELEIDNFKSFGRKTKIPFFEGFTVISGPNGSGKSNIIDSILFCLALSSARGLRAEKLTDLLNVNTGKNTAEVAITFSDDTKIRRRIKKTAHGYYSYNYLNDRLCKQGEIVEFLAKYGIKAEGYNVVMQGDVTRITEMTDNERRKIIDEIAGVSEFDKKKDQALGELEVVRERIEREELVLTELIRRLSELETEREQAIRYRELQEKLDELRGCRSAALLNERNRELVSLNEIVCSHENELGQTGERRGLAIGDAEEIQKKISEISEEINRKTGREYLEILESIESAKGNIRSLTESIERNNIEKKENLETLQSIYTNSKRAETSIKERSDEIRDLSIDRSNLNMDLSRLQGEREKIEASLSAESGEVSDARDQLFAYQTSVGELKEARSDLIGERDRMIERSRFRTSENERLNRRVEQIKSEQYDKENQCSQYESLIKKIDSQKSAVQERIARTEALLMKNRSAQERLRRDIQSKEREIMRMEAQQQAAGGAGGRALEAILGMDGVYGTVAQLGKAPPEYATALDIAAGGRLNYVVVETDAVASSAISFLKENRLGRMTFLPLNKLKRQSLPPLKRSSSAVIDYAENLLDFDPLFEPVFRQVFSGTVLVDHLENARRMIGSYRMVTLEGELLEKGGAMTGGSRKQRSGGFGVAVGEEIQKLEGELLGLRSEYNDIEAAVSRYSDEAESARRERSAADDELARYHMLYDEYQNRIASLSEELDGIIHSQQDPSDESKEGGRGLAEIEQEIEEKNAQITQVARDIEELKTRLNATNIPALSEERERLSRECSDLERRLKNKEADIHDKQLERQHFRNRLDEFTGQREGIEKRNAFIDDENNNANLEISEKNGEIDMLEQRKQSFSDEISGLQKEHDRLSDDLHAVERRILEIDTEIEKIRLQISSLNERKIAVLQEIASLKQEVGDRETDMTLQEIERGIDSAERAMKRIGAVNMLAIEEYDRVDKRVHERTEKKEVLSNERTLLIERIDHYAKMKYDAFMEAYTAIDTNFRRIFAELTRGSGQLVLDNEDDPFAGGMTFAVQPQGKKVHLLNSLSGGEKSLTTLSFIFSIQQYMPAPFYALDEIDMMLDGSNVERVSTMIQELSTGAQSICVSLRKPTIERADRIIGVTARPDKSTYVTGVKSNA; this is encoded by the coding sequence TTGTATATAACTGAACTTGAAATTGATAATTTCAAGTCATTTGGGCGAAAAACCAAAATTCCCTTTTTTGAGGGTTTTACTGTCATATCCGGACCGAATGGTTCAGGTAAAAGCAATATAATTGACAGTATCCTTTTCTGTCTTGCACTGTCGAGTGCACGGGGGCTTCGGGCTGAGAAACTGACGGATCTTCTTAACGTTAATACCGGAAAAAATACTGCTGAAGTAGCAATTACTTTTTCAGATGATACAAAAATCCGCAGACGAATCAAAAAGACGGCACATGGATATTACAGTTATAATTATCTGAACGATCGGCTCTGCAAACAGGGAGAAATCGTTGAATTCCTTGCGAAATATGGGATAAAAGCAGAAGGATACAACGTTGTTATGCAGGGGGATGTCACGCGTATCACTGAGATGACCGACAATGAGCGGAGAAAGATCATTGACGAAATCGCTGGTGTTTCAGAGTTTGATAAGAAAAAAGATCAGGCCCTTGGTGAACTTGAGGTTGTCCGTGAGAGGATTGAGCGTGAAGAACTGGTTCTCACCGAATTAATTCGCAGACTGAGCGAACTTGAGACAGAACGGGAACAGGCAATTCGTTATCGGGAATTGCAGGAGAAACTGGATGAACTCAGGGGTTGTCGCTCTGCTGCTCTTCTCAATGAACGTAATCGTGAATTGGTTTCTTTAAATGAGATTGTCTGTAGTCATGAGAATGAGTTGGGGCAGACGGGGGAACGCAGGGGTCTTGCGATAGGTGATGCTGAAGAGATACAAAAGAAAATCTCTGAAATATCTGAAGAGATTAACCGAAAGACGGGTCGTGAATATTTAGAAATCCTTGAAAGTATTGAGTCTGCCAAAGGAAACATACGTTCACTGACCGAGTCTATTGAGCGCAATAATATTGAGAAGAAAGAAAATCTGGAGACGCTTCAGTCGATTTATACAAATTCAAAACGGGCTGAAACGAGTATAAAAGAACGCTCTGATGAAATTCGTGATCTTTCAATAGATCGCTCGAATCTTAATATGGACCTTTCCCGTTTGCAAGGGGAACGTGAAAAAATAGAAGCGTCTCTTTCTGCAGAGAGTGGAGAAGTCTCAGATGCCCGCGACCAGTTGTTTGCGTACCAGACTTCTGTTGGTGAATTAAAGGAGGCACGTTCTGATCTGATAGGGGAACGGGATCGGATGATTGAGCGGAGCCGGTTCCGGACATCAGAAAATGAGCGCCTGAACAGAAGGGTCGAGCAGATAAAAAGTGAACAGTATGATAAAGAGAACCAGTGCAGTCAATACGAATCTCTTATTAAAAAAATTGATTCTCAGAAATCAGCTGTTCAGGAACGGATCGCACGGACAGAAGCTCTTCTGATGAAGAACCGGTCTGCACAGGAAAGGCTGCGCAGAGATATTCAGTCAAAAGAACGGGAAATTATGCGCATGGAGGCGCAACAACAGGCGGCGGGGGGTGCAGGTGGCCGCGCTCTTGAAGCCATTCTTGGGATGGATGGCGTATATGGCACTGTTGCACAACTGGGTAAAGCGCCTCCCGAGTATGCCACTGCACTTGATATCGCTGCTGGCGGGCGCCTTAACTATGTTGTTGTGGAAACGGATGCTGTTGCATCGTCTGCCATTTCGTTCCTGAAGGAAAACCGTTTGGGCAGGATGACTTTTCTGCCCCTCAATAAACTGAAGCGGCAGTCGCTGCCGCCACTGAAGAGGTCATCGTCTGCTGTTATCGATTATGCTGAGAATCTTCTTGATTTTGATCCTCTGTTTGAACCTGTATTCAGACAGGTATTTTCCGGGACAGTGCTTGTCGACCATCTTGAAAATGCGCGACGGATGATTGGTTCGTATCGGATGGTCACTCTGGAGGGAGAACTCCTGGAGAAGGGTGGTGCCATGACCGGTGGATCGAGGAAACAGCGGTCCGGAGGGTTTGGCGTTGCAGTTGGTGAGGAAATTCAAAAATTAGAAGGGGAGCTTCTTGGTCTGCGATCCGAATATAATGATATTGAAGCGGCTGTTTCCAGATATTCTGATGAGGCCGAATCCGCACGGCGTGAGCGCAGTGCTGCGGACGATGAACTTGCCCGCTATCATATGCTGTATGATGAATATCAAAACAGAATCGCATCATTGAGTGAAGAACTCGATGGAATTATTCATTCACAGCAGGATCCATCGGATGAATCAAAAGAGGGCGGACGTGGACTGGCAGAAATTGAGCAGGAAATCGAGGAGAAAAATGCTCAGATCACTCAGGTTGCACGCGATATTGAGGAATTGAAAACCCGGCTGAATGCAACGAATATTCCTGCTCTGTCGGAGGAACGGGAACGTCTTTCACGTGAATGTTCTGATCTTGAGCGACGGCTCAAGAATAAGGAGGCGGATATTCACGACAAGCAACTTGAGCGTCAGCACTTTAGAAATCGTCTCGATGAATTTACTGGTCAGCGTGAAGGTATTGAAAAGAGGAATGCTTTCATCGATGATGAAAATAATAATGCAAACCTCGAGATTTCCGAGAAAAACGGCGAAATAGATATGCTTGAACAGAGAAAGCAATCATTTTCTGATGAGATTAGTGGTCTTCAGAAAGAGCATGATCGCCTGTCTGATGATCTTCATGCCGTGGAACGCCGGATTCTTGAAATTGATACCGAGATAGAAAAGATCAGATTACAGATATCTTCATTGAATGAACGAAAGATTGCTGTTCTTCAGGAAATTGCGTCTCTTAAACAGGAGGTTGGGGATCGTGAGACGGATATGACTCTTCAGGAGATTGAGAGGGGTATTGATTCTGCTGAAAGGGCTATGAAGAGAATTGGTGCTGTAAATATGCTTGCAATTGAAGAGTATGATCGCGTTGATAAACGCGTCCACGAGCGGACAGAGAAAAAAGAGGTCCTCTCAAATGAACGCACTCTCCTGATTGAGCGTATTGACCATTATGCGAAGATGAAGTATGATGCGTTCATGGAAGCGTATACGGCAATTGATACCAATTTCAGGAGAATTTTTGCAGAGTTGACACGGGGTTCCGGTCAGCTTGTTCTTGATAATGAGGATGACCCGTTTGCAGGGGGGATGACGTTCGCTGTGCAACCGCAGGGGAAAAAGGTGCACCTTCTTAATTCACTTTCCGGAGGGGAGAAATCGCTGACAACACTTTCGTTTATATTTTCCATTCAGCAGTACATGCCCGCTCCGTTTTATGCACTGGACGAAATTGACATGATGCTGGATGGTTCTAATGTGGAACGTGTTTCAACAATGATCCAGGAATTATCAACTGGTGCACAGTCTATCTGTGTCTCACTTCGTAAACCAACAATTGAACGGGCAGATCGTATTATCGGCGTTACTGCAAGGCCAGACAAATCAACGTATGTGACCGGTGTCAAAAGCAATGCATGA
- the purS gene encoding phosphoribosylformylglycinamidine synthase subunit PurS, whose amino-acid sequence MTINVKITISLKDGMLDPEARAIQHALSNLGYATETLSTARVFNVGLDADSAETAERMATEMCNRLLANPVIHSYEIEVI is encoded by the coding sequence ATGACAATAAATGTAAAAATTACCATTTCACTCAAGGACGGCATGCTTGACCCTGAGGCACGGGCGATCCAGCATGCACTCTCGAATTTGGGGTATGCGACAGAGACACTTTCAACAGCGCGGGTATTTAACGTGGGTCTCGATGCAGATTCTGCAGAGACGGCTGAAAGAATGGCCACCGAGATGTGCAACCGTCTCCTGGCAAATCCTGTCATCCATTCGTATGAGATTGAGGTAATATAA
- the cofE gene encoding coenzyme F420-0:L-glutamate ligase, with protein MNIQFTVTGLKTGIIVPGDDITEILLKSLRDTGLTLQDGDVMVIAENAVATAEGALVTLSENTPSPKALQYADTYGMNPHLAEAVIQESDTVIGGIPGFLLCMKNGTLLPNAGIDGSNAPEGTVVCLPRDPNKSAESIRDRIHEMTGCTPIIIIADSRTHAMRLGCSGVAIGCAGTQAVVDEVGKEDLFGRELEVTKKAVADNLASAAELVMGEAGESVPAAIIQGLSLPMEEISGIPDIAAEECLFMGAALNANPAMFK; from the coding sequence ATGAATATACAATTTACCGTGACAGGTCTCAAAACAGGCATCATTGTACCGGGCGACGACATCACAGAGATCCTCCTGAAATCACTCCGGGATACTGGTCTTACACTACAGGACGGCGATGTGATGGTCATCGCGGAGAATGCTGTTGCAACCGCTGAAGGAGCGCTTGTAACGCTCTCAGAGAACACACCGTCACCAAAAGCCCTGCAATACGCAGATACCTATGGGATGAACCCGCATCTCGCAGAAGCAGTCATTCAGGAGAGTGACACGGTAATCGGCGGCATCCCGGGATTCCTCCTCTGCATGAAGAACGGAACGCTTCTCCCGAATGCAGGAATTGACGGCTCAAATGCCCCCGAGGGCACCGTGGTATGCCTGCCCCGCGACCCCAATAAAAGTGCTGAATCAATTCGCGACAGAATCCACGAAATGACCGGGTGCACACCCATCATCATCATCGCGGATTCACGGACCCATGCGATGCGTCTGGGATGCAGCGGTGTTGCCATCGGATGTGCCGGGACGCAGGCGGTGGTCGATGAGGTAGGGAAAGAAGACCTCTTCGGACGCGAACTTGAGGTAACCAAAAAAGCAGTTGCAGACAACCTTGCATCTGCTGCAGAACTGGTCATGGGCGAAGCAGGCGAATCAGTACCTGCCGCCATTATTCAGGGCTTATCTCTTCCGATGGAGGAAATATCCGGAATACCGGATATTGCAGCAGAAGAGTGTCTATTCATGGGCGCTGCGCTGAATGCCAACCCTGCCATGTTCAAGTGA
- the cofC gene encoding 2-phospho-L-lactate guanylyltransferase, whose translation MSESPKIHAIIPFRPINPKTRLSGVMDQEERESFARAMLGDVISVLHTAGCSPCILSTVPFEYGDVTTQIDTRDLNEALNAYLSRQKMPVLIIMSDLPLVTPDAIQRLLSCTADVGIVPGRGGGTNVLYVRKPQEFRVDYYGASFCDHVRIAEDAGLSYEVIDSFFMSTDIDEKEDLVEILIHGMGRSRCFLQEIGIQLSLEHGRVGIQRSAHE comes from the coding sequence ATGTCTGAATCCCCAAAGATTCATGCAATTATTCCATTCAGACCCATAAATCCAAAAACCCGTCTTTCCGGAGTAATGGATCAGGAGGAACGGGAGTCATTTGCCCGTGCCATGCTTGGGGATGTCATTTCTGTTCTCCACACGGCAGGATGTTCACCATGTATTCTTTCTACGGTTCCGTTTGAGTATGGTGATGTCACGACACAGATTGACACACGGGATCTTAATGAGGCACTGAATGCATATCTTTCCCGGCAGAAGATGCCTGTTCTCATAATCATGTCAGATCTCCCTCTGGTTACGCCGGATGCTATACAGCGCCTTTTGTCATGCACTGCGGATGTTGGTATTGTGCCCGGGCGTGGTGGAGGAACAAATGTTCTATACGTCAGAAAGCCACAGGAATTCCGGGTGGATTATTACGGTGCATCGTTCTGTGACCATGTACGGATTGCAGAGGATGCCGGATTGAGTTATGAGGTCATTGATTCGTTTTTTATGTCAACAGACATAGATGAAAAAGAGGATCTGGTTGAAATTCTGATCCACGGTATGGGGCGATCCCGTTGTTTTCTACAGGAAATCGGGATTCAGCTCTCACTTGAACATGGCAGGGTTGGCATTCAGCGCAGCGCCCATGAATAG
- the folD gene encoding bifunctional methylenetetrahydrofolate dehydrogenase/methenyltetrahydrofolate cyclohydrolase FolD, which yields MLIDGKKVSQDRLEILKREIQESGLSPGLATVIVGEDPASQMYVRMKHKACDAVGIRSVGVVLQADVTTEEVIKHVQSLNEDTSVDGILVQLPLPDHIDTEAVIEAVSPEKDVDGFHPENIGALFSGRPTFVPCTPGGIMTLLDVYDIDPKGMNAVVIGRSVDVGRPMAALLLNADATVTICHSKTKDLPEVIKRADLIVSAIGRAHFITKEMVSPGAIVIDVGINQDENGKLCGDVDFDTVSTIASAITPVPGGVGPMTIATLMENTFESAKKHSC from the coding sequence ATGCTGATTGATGGAAAAAAAGTTTCACAGGATCGTCTTGAGATCCTAAAACGTGAAATACAGGAATCAGGACTCTCACCAGGGCTTGCAACGGTGATCGTTGGTGAGGATCCTGCTTCACAGATGTATGTCCGGATGAAACACAAGGCGTGTGATGCAGTAGGCATCCGTTCTGTTGGTGTTGTCCTTCAGGCAGACGTAACAACAGAAGAAGTGATTAAACACGTTCAGTCGCTCAACGAAGATACGTCTGTAGACGGCATTCTTGTCCAGCTTCCCCTCCCCGATCACATTGATACAGAAGCGGTCATCGAAGCAGTGTCTCCCGAAAAAGACGTGGACGGATTTCATCCTGAAAATATCGGAGCACTCTTCTCAGGACGCCCTACGTTTGTGCCATGCACACCCGGCGGTATCATGACACTGCTCGATGTCTATGACATTGACCCAAAAGGAATGAATGCAGTGGTCATCGGCAGAAGTGTTGATGTTGGACGGCCAATGGCCGCCCTGCTCTTAAACGCTGACGCAACGGTCACCATCTGTCACTCAAAGACGAAGGATCTCCCGGAAGTGATAAAGCGGGCAGACCTTATTGTCAGTGCAATCGGCAGGGCGCACTTCATCACAAAAGAGATGGTTTCCCCGGGAGCAATCGTCATTGACGTCGGTATCAACCAGGACGAAAATGGGAAGCTCTGCGGCGATGTCGACTTTGATACTGTCAGCACCATTGCATCGGCAATCACCCCGGTTCCCGGCGGTGTTGGCCCGATGACCATCGCAACGCTGATGGAAAACACCTTTGAATCAGCCAAAAAACATTCATGCTGA
- the purQ gene encoding phosphoribosylformylglycinamidine synthase subunit PurQ gives MRFAVLQFGGSNCDHDAQHVIRDVCGVDCDLVWYKEGFTRSYDAIVIPGGFSYGDYLRAGAIATRTPVMQDVRQHAAAGGLVLGICNGAQIGAESGLVPGVFTTNEYPKFICEWVHLKVENTTSPFTSRYTEGEVIRIPIAHKEGRYVAGEGVAQQLLDEGRVAFRFCDELGNCTPESNPNGSALNITGVLSEDQNVLLMMPHPERAAESILGSDDGKKLFDSMIEYCERRE, from the coding sequence ATGAGGTTTGCTGTTCTGCAGTTTGGTGGAAGCAACTGTGACCATGACGCACAGCACGTCATCAGGGATGTATGCGGTGTAGACTGCGATCTGGTATGGTACAAGGAAGGATTCACCCGTTCCTATGATGCGATTGTGATTCCCGGAGGCTTTTCCTATGGCGATTATCTCCGTGCAGGTGCTATTGCGACACGAACACCAGTGATGCAGGACGTACGTCAGCATGCCGCGGCCGGGGGCCTTGTGCTGGGTATCTGTAATGGTGCTCAGATCGGAGCAGAAAGCGGGCTTGTTCCCGGTGTCTTTACAACGAACGAATATCCGAAGTTTATCTGTGAGTGGGTCCATCTGAAAGTTGAAAACACTACATCACCGTTTACATCACGATACACCGAAGGGGAAGTTATCCGGATTCCTATTGCTCATAAAGAGGGTAGATATGTTGCAGGAGAGGGTGTTGCACAGCAACTTCTGGATGAAGGGAGAGTGGCATTCCGATTCTGTGATGAGTTGGGTAACTGTACTCCGGAAAGCAATCCAAATGGTTCAGCACTGAATATCACCGGTGTCCTGAGTGAAGATCAAAATGTATTGTTGATGATGCCGCATCCGGAACGGGCGGCTGAATCCATTCTTGGTTCGGATGATGGTAAAAAACTCTTTGATTCTATGATTGAATATTGTGAAAGGAGAGAATGA
- a CDS encoding DUF7518 family protein, which produces MAQNQREINRLKHIIEEKDREIEMLRENEDGSGRMDPGIREDFARRVDELEEMIKKLAASNNQVAPRDTRINELEGMVKGLTEELLDLKAEVRKFGKVLEGKEELKPKPEIRRARPAPEKMVKRPEASPQPANKQPARAPAEPETGTATIMQPDGTLAEEPRMNHDDLIVAGNRPAKMYQTKANREYRGKEEKKPLIYADEDDTVEIKKK; this is translated from the coding sequence ATGGCACAGAATCAGCGGGAAATAAACCGGCTTAAGCATATTATTGAAGAGAAGGACAGGGAGATTGAGATGCTCAGAGAAAATGAAGATGGTTCTGGCAGGATGGATCCCGGAATCAGAGAAGATTTTGCCCGCCGGGTCGATGAACTGGAAGAGATGATTAAAAAGCTTGCAGCCAGTAATAATCAGGTCGCACCCCGGGACACACGGATTAATGAACTGGAAGGGATGGTGAAGGGACTGACAGAGGAACTTCTTGATCTCAAGGCCGAGGTGAGAAAATTTGGGAAAGTCCTTGAGGGGAAGGAAGAGCTAAAACCAAAACCTGAGATTCGCCGTGCGCGCCCTGCACCTGAAAAGATGGTGAAACGCCCTGAAGCATCTCCACAACCTGCAAACAAGCAGCCTGCCCGTGCGCCTGCAGAACCGGAAACGGGTACTGCAACCATTATGCAGCCCGATGGTACGCTGGCTGAAGAGCCGCGAATGAATCATGATGATCTGATCGTTGCCGGAAACCGTCCCGCAAAGATGTATCAGACAAAGGCAAATCGTGAATATCGTGGCAAAGAAGAAAAGAAGCCGCTCATCTATGCAGATGAAGATGACACTGTCGAAATAAAGAAGAAATAG
- a CDS encoding segregation/condensation protein A — protein sequence MHEEPVEILVSMAESGEIDPWNIDIVEVTDRFLGELERMKALDLRISGRTLFFASLLLRMKSEYLEETEDDEPDFIEESFDLTDDFDAGIDFSFDDISEPIEKLEREIKRRIGRKGKRKSPVTLYELIKELKTAEKMERRRTRKKRAFPDVVFDAGDIVSVAHEEDLQDLTVSVHSCFERMAKRDKTVTLSSLSSEMNKDYRVVYLPLLFLMLEGKLMIWQEEFFGDIYIDTWRAEAFDE from the coding sequence ATGCATGAGGAGCCGGTTGAGATTCTGGTATCTATGGCTGAGTCCGGGGAAATTGATCCCTGGAACATTGATATTGTCGAGGTGACGGATCGGTTTCTGGGTGAGCTTGAACGGATGAAGGCTCTGGATCTGAGGATTTCTGGAAGAACTCTTTTTTTTGCCTCTCTTCTTCTGAGAATGAAATCAGAGTATCTTGAAGAAACTGAAGATGATGAACCTGATTTCATTGAAGAATCGTTTGATCTGACTGATGATTTTGATGCCGGGATCGATTTTTCATTTGATGATATATCTGAACCAATTGAAAAGCTTGAACGAGAGATTAAGCGGAGAATTGGCAGAAAAGGGAAACGAAAGAGTCCTGTCACATTATATGAACTCATCAAGGAACTGAAGACTGCTGAAAAAATGGAACGTCGGCGTACCCGCAAAAAGCGGGCGTTTCCGGATGTGGTATTTGATGCCGGGGATATTGTTTCTGTGGCCCATGAGGAAGATCTTCAGGATTTGACAGTATCTGTACATTCCTGTTTTGAGAGGATGGCAAAACGGGATAAAACTGTCACACTTTCCTCTCTGAGTTCTGAGATGAATAAGGATTACCGCGTGGTCTATCTCCCGTTATTATTTTTGATGCTTGAAGGCAAACTGATGATATGGCAGGAGGAATTTTTTGGAGATATTTACATTGATACATGGCGCGCAGAGGCATTCGATGAATAA
- a CDS encoding ferredoxin-thioredoxin reductase catalytic domain-containing protein — protein sequence MADKIDSDDESRLQETILAWAREYAASRGWKVNPNDKQLGAVIKGLARNTVRFGEQYCPCRMRTGDVEKDKEIICPCIFHEDEIANEGYCHCRLYFDSEE from the coding sequence ATGGCAGATAAAATTGATTCGGATGATGAATCCAGACTCCAGGAAACGATTCTTGCATGGGCACGGGAATATGCTGCATCACGCGGATGGAAGGTAAATCCGAATGACAAGCAGTTAGGGGCAGTCATTAAAGGGCTTGCACGAAATACCGTCCGATTTGGTGAACAGTATTGTCCCTGCCGGATGAGAACCGGTGATGTGGAAAAGGATAAGGAAATTATCTGTCCCTGTATATTCCATGAAGATGAAATAGCGAATGAAGGATATTGTCACTGTCGTCTCTACTTTGACAGTGAGGAATAA
- the glyA gene encoding serine hydroxymethyltransferase: protein MSYLAESDPEVYDIIEMERSRQINGLELIASENVVSRPVLEAVGSIMTNKYAEGYPGKRYYGGCMYHDMVEDLARDRLCKLYGAEHANVQAVSGSQANQAVYFAYMEHNDLMMSQDLAQGGHLSHGSPVNITGKWYSVSHYGVDTESETLDYAAIAEQARKQKPKMIVCGASAYPRTIDFKAFKEIAEEVGAYCMADIAHIAGLIAGGEHPTSVGVTDFTTTTTHKTLRGPRGGAIMCNEEDAKAIDKSVFPGMQGGPLMHVIAGKAVCFGEALKPEFKDYAKQIVKNSRAMAGTLIEEGLDLVSGGTDNHLILLDLTNLGITGLEAENALGDAGITVNKNTIPRETRSPFVTSGLRIGTPAVTSRGMKEDEMKQIAHFIGRVLKDKDNTQLKAEIKAEVKTLSSGYSLYPDAVC from the coding sequence ATGTCTTACCTGGCTGAATCTGATCCAGAGGTCTATGATATTATTGAAATGGAGCGGTCGCGTCAGATCAATGGTCTTGAACTGATTGCTTCAGAAAATGTAGTTTCAAGGCCGGTTCTCGAAGCTGTAGGCTCCATTATGACCAACAAGTATGCCGAAGGCTATCCGGGCAAACGGTATTATGGCGGTTGTATGTATCACGACATGGTTGAAGACCTTGCGCGCGACCGGCTCTGCAAACTGTATGGCGCTGAACATGCAAATGTTCAGGCAGTTTCCGGAAGCCAGGCAAACCAGGCTGTCTACTTCGCATACATGGAACACAACGATCTGATGATGAGTCAGGACCTTGCACAGGGCGGCCATCTATCTCACGGATCGCCGGTCAATATCACCGGAAAATGGTATTCTGTTTCACACTATGGTGTTGACACCGAATCAGAAACACTGGATTATGCTGCTATCGCAGAACAGGCACGTAAACAGAAGCCAAAGATGATAGTCTGTGGCGCAAGCGCATATCCGCGCACCATCGACTTCAAGGCATTCAAAGAAATCGCAGAAGAAGTTGGCGCATACTGCATGGCAGATATTGCACACATTGCAGGACTGATTGCAGGAGGAGAACATCCCACATCCGTTGGAGTGACTGATTTCACAACCACAACGACCCACAAAACACTACGTGGGCCTCGTGGCGGTGCAATTATGTGCAACGAAGAGGATGCAAAGGCTATTGACAAATCTGTCTTCCCCGGTATGCAGGGCGGCCCTCTGATGCACGTCATCGCCGGAAAGGCAGTCTGTTTCGGAGAGGCGCTAAAACCGGAGTTCAAGGACTATGCAAAACAGATTGTGAAAAATTCACGGGCGATGGCAGGAACTCTGATTGAAGAAGGACTGGATCTTGTTTCCGGCGGAACCGACAATCATCTGATACTTCTTGATCTGACAAACCTGGGCATTACCGGTCTCGAAGCGGAAAACGCACTTGGAGACGCAGGAATCACTGTCAATAAGAATACCATCCCGCGCGAAACACGCAGTCCGTTTGTTACAAGCGGTCTCCGGATAGGGACACCTGCTGTTACCTCACGCGGAATGAAGGAAGATGAAATGAAACAGATTGCACACTTCATCGGCCGTGTCCTGAAAGACAAGGACAACACCCAGCTCAAAGCAGAAATCAAAGCTGAAGTGAAAACACTCTCTTCCGGTTACTCCCTCTACCCTGATGCAGTATGCTGA
- the folP gene encoding dihydropteroate synthase — MAVMNASPESFFSKSFVPPESIVTTAQRFVDDGADIIDIGARSTAPNSPVIPLSTETKRVTETLRQIEGMGIPISLDTMYPEVLDAALRYDIAAINDIHGLSSPEYAKIAADSGLPVIAMASVDAPGDVKGVEETAFALSLVVSRAAHYGIEDLILDPAIGKWTAEWEPEDDWELCRHFSEFLDFDRPLLAAVSRKTFIGDLTGRTRPEDRLAGTLAVTCSLMDRGASLIRAHDVRETADIIRVHQKLK, encoded by the coding sequence ATGGCTGTCATGAATGCCAGCCCCGAATCCTTTTTTTCCAAATCGTTCGTTCCGCCCGAATCAATCGTGACCACTGCCCAGAGATTTGTTGATGACGGCGCAGACATCATTGATATCGGTGCACGCAGCACCGCACCCAATTCGCCTGTAATTCCCCTGTCCACCGAGACAAAACGGGTAACAGAGACCCTTCGCCAGATTGAGGGAATGGGGATCCCCATCTCACTTGACACCATGTATCCCGAGGTGCTGGATGCAGCACTCCGGTACGATATTGCAGCAATAAATGACATCCACGGACTCAGCAGCCCGGAATATGCCAAAATTGCCGCTGATTCCGGACTACCGGTGATCGCCATGGCATCTGTTGACGCCCCTGGCGACGTGAAGGGTGTGGAAGAGACGGCATTCGCCCTCTCCTTAGTCGTTTCGCGGGCAGCGCACTACGGCATAGAAGACCTGATCCTTGATCCGGCCATCGGCAAATGGACGGCGGAATGGGAACCGGAAGACGACTGGGAACTCTGTCGCCATTTTTCAGAATTTCTGGACTTTGACCGGCCCCTTCTTGCAGCGGTATCACGAAAGACATTTATCGGCGATTTGACCGGAAGAACCCGTCCGGAAGACAGACTTGCAGGGACTCTTGCGGTAACCTGTTCCCTCATGGACAGGGGGGCGTCACTCATCCGTGCACATGATGTCCGCGAGACCGCAGATATTATCCGTGTGCACCAGAAACTCAAATAG